A region of the Cucurbita pepo subsp. pepo cultivar mu-cu-16 chromosome LG14, ASM280686v2, whole genome shotgun sequence genome:
TCATGCTAACTATAGACATGATTCATCAAAGTTGACTAATTGACCCGAGGCTTGGCCAAATGTCTTCAGAAAATTTGATCATCTAGTAGTTCTCTTCATTGGCTCGACCGAAAACTAAGTTGTCATGTGTAAAAAAGACGTGAAAATAGAATGGAAACAACGATTAATTAGAAAACTTGAGAAGTTTGAGGCTCACTTCTCTTCATATACAAATGTTGGTAGACCCTCCATACAGGTTAAGCACAGAGGTAAGGAGACGATGGGTCTCCCTGTCTTTTGTTACCATTGATTTGTTCGAAGAAGTCACCGATTTAATACATATCACAACTAAGTCGGAATTCTATtccaatctatcataatcctTACTCATATCCAGCTTCATAGCAATCACCCCATCCTATTTTGATCGATTGTTATCGAacatttgtatatatattcaaaCTCAATAATACAACATTTCTTAAATCGAAAAATTTTCAACCTTTCGATATAGAATAATGTAATGCTTTCCTCCTATCGATCGTAATACAAAGAACatataaaattacttttgGCTCCATGGGTACGAGCGCGGTCAACCCTAAACGAGAGGGATCTCTCAATGATATTTAACTTATAACTTAGCTTGTAGTTGCAGCGAATATAATATCATTCTTCCATGGCGGCATCTCTTgggatatttaatttttatgttctcttttctttttctttttgaaaattctatGGCTTCATGGTGATATTTGGTCAGATTCTCGATGGCCTTTTCAAGTTGATTCCATCCAATGGAGTGGtggatttttcttcattatttgaaaataaatttgttctagtaatttactttttccttttctttatttccttaattttcCGATCTACTTAGGCCTCTAAAACTTCTTGAATTCCCACTTTAAACGGTTATCTAAATCGATTATATAGTTGAAgtaggttaaattacaagtttagtctttaaattttgagatttaggtttatgaaaaattcaaaataataataataataataatgggtCTTATGTAATGGAATtctaaagttttaattatctGCCTAGTAGATcggtgaattttaaaatatgaaaagttCAAGGACTAGTTTGTAATTTTGATagtttagaaacaaaataattaaatctcaaAATTCGGGTATTAAGcttttaatctaatattaaaatgttcCAAAAAGAAAGTGTGAGATAACCGAGTTCTATTTTTGTTCGTTTGTTTGGGTTGAAATCAATTGCTTTTGGcttcaaatatcaaaattagaacaaaatttaaggGAGTTGAATATCTTGTCTATGGGGTATAAATGATGTCGGAGAAAATTTGCACCAAACCTAGTACTAAACACGGGTATCACAAGTATTCATCCACTCCTACTCCCCAAACCTAGTACTAAACACGGGTATCACAAGTATTCATCCACTCCTACCCCAAATTCCTTGCACCAAACAACCCCCCTCGGAAATGAAATAGTCAGATGGATCGGTCTTGTCTTAGGTATTAAGAAACTcatgtcttttttttagtcaaaaatttaaatcttcgccttcatatttttaattctaaaaaagtcggttatatatatatatatattattaatttgtttaagttaaattaaatataaaaaaattaatacaatacTTGTAAAACTTGGACCAGGTAAATTTTAAGggattataatataaaagattaataatatttcttttgtcatgatttaaattaatccattagatatttaaattataaaaaccaAATATCTTGGAAGGAGAAAGCTATGTGGATTGGACGAATATATGGGCGCCACGTGTCGAAAGGAACGCTAGTTGAATATTCGAACGCGTCCAGACCGCGtagagttttatttttattacattcGCGCGAGAAAAggaacaattaaaaattagaaaatcaaaataaaatatatattttaatcgcttccccttcttctctctctctctctctatatatatagccaattcttcaagaattcaaatctcctcctctctctctgtctgtctctctctctctctcaccatCAGAAGAACCAAATAATCCATTTGATCGGTaaatcctctctctctttcactcGCTTTCGCTTACgagttttctttgattagaagTTTGTTTTGATCCGTGTATTCTCAATATGTATCGGTAGCAGATGCTTGCTTTgctttttaattccttatttGTTGCGGATCTGGAATTTGTGATTATAGGTGAATCTTTTGATTGAAATAAGCTGGAATGGATTTTTAATGAAGAAATTCATTTGTAATTAGTGTtatgaattgaattttgttgtCCTATCCTTGGAAACTCCATCTGGAGCGGTGATGTTTGGATTGGAAGTCTGAATGTTGATATTAAATGCGTTTGTCTTTATTTTGGAATATTTGTTTAGGTTAGACAGCGAATTTACAATTGGcgatttttttcttgttcttgatctgTGATCCGTTGCGAATGCGTTTGAGTCTTGGTCTCTTGTGAAGAATTGTTGTATCATGTTCTGTCTTCATCGCTCTTACGGAAAGCTGGATACTATATTTGTTTAGAAGGCGGTAGATTAGGTAGGATGCAGAAAGGAAAGGAGGGGGAAAGTTCAtcttagattaaaaaattgaatgatttaattaagatGTTAAGATTGTCTCTAATTTgtcctatttaattttcatattaaaagGTTAGAATGCAAGATTTTGccttacgtttttttttttttttttttttttttttttttttttttNCTGCTTGGGAAAGATTGTCGCTATATACTAGTTCTGCAAGGACGTGATCTTAGTATTTACTACGGGGCTTAGAACTGTATGGTTTGTTGATAGAGAAGTTGCATTGATTcgaatattcaattttttttccatttctatttgatattatatttcttCATATCCGTAACAAGTTATGATAAATATGACTGTTTGTCGATTTCACAGTTGTAATTATAAAGCTGATAAGCCATGGGGGGTGGAAAAGATAAACATGACGAATCTGACAAAGGTTTATTCTCGCATCTGGCTCATGGTGTTGCTCATGGAGGTGGATATCCTCATCCTGGAGGATATCCCCCACCTGGAGGGTATCCCCCACCCGGAGGTTATCCTCCCCCTGGAGGTTATCCTCCATCTCATGGCTATCCACCCCAAGGATATCCCCCAGGACATGGCTACCCCCCGGCTGGCTATCCTCCGGGTGCTTATCCTCCTGGTGCATATCCTGGACCCTCTGCTCCACACCATTCAGGTATTAATCCAATTTACATACATCAGTAGGAAGAGTTATTATATCATTAGTTTAGTCGAGTTGTTATTTAGTTAATTTCTTCTATTAATTTGTCAATTAGTCTGCAGGGATTAATagtaatttcaattattttgttaagGCTATCTATATCCACTTTTAGATTGTAATAGAAGGATTTTTAAACGTTTCGTTATGGAAATTGTTGTGCTTTCTCTCCATTGAGAATTGACTCGTGTTCTTGGGATCGATTTTCCCCCCACTATGGCTTTCAATACAATCTAACGAAGCCCACTGCGTCATCATGTATCAGAGTTGTTTTGAAGCATTCGGGTGTAACTTGCTAAAAATTTTAAGTGAAATTGTTATATCCCGAATTACAATCACccaattgaaacaaaaattcttTCAAGTAAATCTACCAGGAAGATTGGGGATCCCGGTTACTGTGTGATAGCAGATTTTTATAAAGGTGCTGATTCCAAGTATTCTTAAATTCAGGGCACGGTGTAGCAGGAATGCTCGCTGGTGGTGCTGCCGCTGCAGCAGCTGCATACGGAGCTCATCATGTCGCCCATGGTGCTGGTCACTACCCCCACGGCGTTGCTCATTATGGTCATCATGGTGGAAAATTCAAGCACGGCAAGCACGGCAAGTTCAAGCATGGGAAGTTCGGGAAGCACAAACATGGGAAGCACGGCATGTTTGGTGGTGGCAAATTCAAGAAGTGGAAGTGATTTTTCTGCCATCCCTTTTCACCGAGCCTTCTTCTTCAGTCGCTTTCAAGAACGGCCTCGGTATAGAGTGTGGggtatcatcttcttctctaatCTCTATAATGTCTTAAAACAATGAATTATTACCGTATTTACTCTTATTATCTTAACTACTGTTTGTGGCTTCTGTACTCTTCCTGCTTGTTGCTAGACATCAATAATCTGGATCTTTCCAGTTTCCAGTTTCTACTATCCACCTTAGTTTACTTTTATTGTAAATCCTTTTGTGCCGGATCTCCGAATCATAGAGGGGGTCTTCCCATTAGTCAGGGATATACTTGCTTGGTATCCAGATCTCCGAATTATAGAGGGGTCTTCCCATTAGCCAGGATATACTTGCTTGGTATCCAGATCTCCGAATTATAAAGGGGTCTTCCCATTAGTCAGGGGTATACTTGCTTGGTATCCGGATTCATCCGGGGAGGAATTTTGTCGACCCTAATTTAAAAGGGTAGTCCAATTACTCTGCTTCAGATGGGATAagcatttattatttgattaaaaggAAACtcttaaattctaaattctactattaaaatttctattttggGCCCAAATCTAAACAAGGAGTGTTGGGCCGCTGGTCTGTTCGTGGAAGACTTGAATTGGGCCTATTTGGCTGACGGGGGATTCGGGGATtcttaaatgtttaattttaatctaattttaaaaaatattactcATTTACTAAATGCactataatattatataatatttctattcggtctttaaattataataaaaaaaaaaaaaaaaaaaaagcattttatcattaattttgagtttaatttttattttatctatgTAATGATTGTTCACTTTTAGTCGTTAGTGTTAGTATTAACTTTCACGTCacttaaaatcaaaacaattatgatgtgaacttttaaaattaattttaaaaatcatctaaaattaattaatgctAACTATTTAAGTATAactaatttatgttttaaaaaattaattaataataaattatcattaaaGGCTAAAGGTGAACCATATTAACTCATCTTTAAACTGtaccattttaaaagttgaaccaaatgaaaattaaattcagCAGTCTCGAGTATTTGTAAACTTTTGGTgctaatagaaattaaattcgAACCTCttagtaaaaatatatattttgaaactaaaacCTAATAGAAAATATACTCAAAACTCagaattaatataatatatatatatatatatatataactaaccGGATTAAGTTGATTGGATGTTGAATTTTTCCATCCTAAAAGAAACAtctaatattttcaaacacatgtttaaaaaataataaatacatttatattcaaataataaattaaggCCGTGTAATTAAATCATATATAGCTTGCAAGTTAAtgggttgaattttattttctttaattttatatttattaaactttgACAAAGTTTTTgccaaagaaaagagagaaaaaaaaaagtcaaatgatTATCTAGACAAAATTTCACATtacaatatcaaattttaaaactaagtcaactataattttaaaattttcaatcaatttcacaacaaaatataaaaaataaacctcGTTTTTAAAGCTCtagtattattttatattttcttttaagaaaaatctCATTTTAGGATCATAatctatattaattttaacttttaaaatactttttaatttgtgattaaaaaattttgagatgaaaaattataaggttatgcaagaacaataaattcaaaaatatcaaattttatgtaaattatatttattaagttcctaaattataaaattttatgtatagaattaaaaataaaatttctcatttttcaaaatttaggtgaaaattcaattaatcaAGTTGAATTATACTTAAATTAGCCACTAAAATTATACATGTAACACAAATTTGtatagtttataataaataaatattctacgttaaaatataatcaacatgaaaattattttattatttaatcaattttaataataataaaaaagcgGTTTAAGTTTAGGTTTAACTTTGAATGACTGAATATAAACTAACTCCGTcattgtcttcttccttttcctcttttacGGGTAGTTGCAAATCTATAAATCTCATAAGCATGCCTCAACAAAAGGTTGGTGCTCGTCAATGGCTCCCGTGCATATCTCGAGGTGATCATTAGACAATTTAAagtacaaaaattaaaatagattgaaattCAAAACACGTGAACGAACACAAGCTTTCCTTCTTATGCTtcatcttattttttcttagatCAACATTATGTCGGGATATAGATTAGACTTTCTAACCTCTTAGTCGAACGTTCACGACTTAACCAAATAAACATAACCCTAGTTTGCATAAGCCTAACCCTTAAACTAATTCTTGGGTTTATAAAAgtcaactatatatatatatttttttttaatgcaataatttcaaaatgacTAGGACATGTAGTACTTCACCCGATCCAAAACTTTAgtacattaatttttaatttttaatttttaatttttaatttttatttttatataatacaaaaCAACCTCTTTTCTAAGCTTTTAATTGGCTaatataaatacaatttatTCACAAGCAAACACCTTGGGAAattcaacaaatattttaattaattaattaattataaatttggccATCTTTGGATTGCTTATTGTCAAAGTTGACTTCTTCACTCACTTAAtatgttttataaattaataaaattggatattttctaatttgtattaaattatattaaatcatTACACATGCATAATCccataaattatattattaataattttttttttttagattttgattcAAACTTAATTATAGAACGAAACGTGTCATGGGTCTATGAACTTtcgtaattaattagtttaaaattaataaagacgTAAAACTTATCTATGGtagattttaataaatatgttttgttcATCAGCTCACacgtgtattttttttctcttgacaAAGACAATTGACgagatttagaaattaaaccgccgatgaaatttttgtatcaattaatatttttcggTTGAACCATCCAAATTGAACACGAGACTTGAAAATAGACATGAGATGAGGTTAGAAGCTAGCTAGAATTTATggaaactaataatttaatttaattatatatataaaaaaaaaaacgagaatTGAAATGGAAGTAATACAATACAACTGGCTATGTCTGGTTTACTCTtatctcaattattattattattaatttatttattaattaaattaattcaaagaaattaaattaatattttttttcacgtGACTCCAAAACCTCACACACTCTCCCCGCTGTAATCCATTCACTTCTCTCACccatattttcttatttttaattctaaaatatctttaaattataattttatttttcaaattataatttactcTAATTTTAGTTGAATTAACGTTAATGAATGGTAATTAACAGACAAAAAAAAGGgattaaataggaaaatatttaaaatcagtttaaaaaatatatttcagaatcttaatgttgttttaatttatagtttcAGTAAAtgattattcaattatttattttactttctccaattattttaattctattcaaTTATTGTGACAGACGTACGTACACAAGATGTACCTGCATGTGTAcatcaaatcatatttaaacacgtgtCCCAGAATGCatgggtttccacaccctttggTAATTTTAGTAAGCCCCACCCAACGTGTTTTTTGGTTGGACCACGTATATTTAGGTACATTtgacttttcatttttattttattttattattttttattaaaaaatccctttttttcattaatcaaTATTTGAGGGATCTTGACTCTTCCTGcctctaataaataaataaaatcttttcatCTCAACcatccattattttttttagattaatgtgtatatatatagatatatataaaataattaaattgatattCGGTTCTTTATTATGATTGATGTGAATAACTTTTCGcgttgaaatattaaatagtcaatattataaaataagaaaatactCGTGAACAAATAgtcatataaatttaaaataggtttaatattttataatttttttatttaaaaatttaaatatattatcgATCAATTACATTTTGTCacttaaaattgagaaaagaaaataatcaaatttgtaCAACTAAATTATTGAACAAAGTATCGGTTGATTTTTCCTTGGTCAAAAAAGATGCTCCGTTTCATTAgcttaatattaatttctatCAAACTTAGGAAAAGGAATTCATTAATAAATGGtttgaatttcaaagtttttttttttccttttcagttTGGTCGTTTGTCCGGGcatcattcaattcaattttcaaCTATTAATGGTGGCTTCAATACTATtacactttaaaaaaataataaaaaaatagtttaaattatttatatttaaattaggaGAGACGAAAACGATATGTAACTTAGTCATGTTTGCCTCATTGCATGTCAACACCCctgaaagaaacaaatgatTTCATTCAGTAACTCTAAAATCACTCTCTGAACAATCAAGATATTTTCGTCGATCTTTTAACTGGACCTCTTAAAAATTTACGGGCAGGTCTACATGACCTCACATAATtcgagaaaattaaaaaaaaaaaaaaaaaaaaaaaaaaaaaaaaaaNTACATGGGATTTTGAATGATGAAGGGTTGTTGATAATGAAGTGGTTGCCACCCTAGAAAGTGGGAAAACACAAAAGTATGACATTGTGGGGTAATAAGATATTTGGTTTgtctttttctaattattattatttatttaaaaaaattaatttctctcATAAAAAGCATTTTAAACtaatatattgaataattataagTATATGGTTTTTGGTtagaaatttatgaaaaaattaaatgcatttaTGTGAAAAATAGTGAGAGGTGGTGAAATGGTGGGGGATgggaattattaattttatttattatttatttatttattatttatttatttatttatttatttNNNNNNNNNNNNNNNNNNNNNNNNNNNNNNNNNNNNNNNNNNNNNNNNNNNNNNNNNNNNNNNNNNNNNNNNNNNNNNNNNNNNNNNNNNNNNNNNNNNNNNNNNNNNNNNNNNNNNNNNNNNNNNNNNNNNNNNNNNNNNNNNNNNNNNNNNNNNNNNNNNNNNNNNNNNNNNNNNNNNNNNNNNNNNNaaaaaaaaaaaaaaaaaaaaagtagacttttttattttttcttttatttgccTCTCTCCCCCCCTGGTTTTCTGTCTGCACTTTCTAGTGGTTTTCCACAAACTGTGGCTTCTCTGGTATTCTGGATTTTTGGCCCATAGACTatcaatctttatttatttatttatttatttatttatatattttgaagtttacgttaatttgtttctatttaaattttaaattttgtgtttaatacaatcatcaattttttaaaatattaagtaagtccataatttataaaaatattcgacattttttaatttgattaataattattttaatattttccaatGTAAACCATTTGGAGTAATTTCAGgagacaaaataataataataaataattattattttggttcttctaattttgactttagtttcatatttttaagatatatattttgatttttttttttttaatactttagTGTTTCATTGTCTATTGttggtagatattatctgttttagTCTGTTAGGTATTGatgggttttaaaatgcatgtACTATGAAGAGGGTCTAGCTCTATTCTGACTAGTGTCTCGCACCGTTCGATgactggctttgatatcatttgtaatagtccaagtccaccgctaacggatattat
Encoded here:
- the LOC111810895 gene encoding glycine-rich protein A3-like, coding for MGGGKDKHDESDKGLFSHLAHGVAHGGGYPHPGGYPPPGGYPPPGGYPPPGGYPPSHGYPPQGYPPGHGYPPAGYPPGAYPPGAYPGPSAPHHSGHGVAGMLAGGAAAAAAAYGAHHVAHGAGHYPHGVAHYGHHGGKFKHGKHGKFKHGKFGKHKHGKHGMFGGGKFKKWK